The DNA sequence GATATTGAGTCTCTCTTAAAGAGGTAAAAGCACTTTGTAGGCACTTTAGACATGTACTATTGCTTAACTATAATAGTTAAAGGAATAATTATGCTAGATTTAGCTTTTAAAAACAAACATCTTATTGTTGTTTTGTCACTGCTTATCGCAGTTATTAGCGTTATTGTCACAGCGCGGCTTCCCGTGGATATTTTACCAAGCTACAATACCCCCGCGGTTCAGGTCTTAACGCTTTATCCTGGAATGCCTGCTGAAGTAATGGAAAAAGACATAACAAGTCGTCTTGAGCGCTGGACCGGCCAGTCAAACGGGATTGTAAAACAAGAAAGCAAAAGTATGATTGGGGTTAGCATTGTTAAAGATTTCTTTAGCGAAAACACAGACCCAAATACAGCCCTTTCGCAGGTTACTTCATTGGCAATGTCGGACTTGTACTATCTTCCGCCCGGAACCGTTCCTCCGATGGTTATGCCTTATGATCCGACGGCTTCAACTCCTCTGGCGCTGCTAGCGGTTAGCAGTGAGAGCATGAGCGAGAAAGAGCTTTATGATGTTGCCTATTTTCAATTGCGAAATTTGCTAGGTTCTGTTGATGGAATTATCGCTCCTGCCGTGTATGGAGGAAAACTTCGCCGAATTTTTATGTATGTCTATCCCCAAAAATTACAGGCATACAATCTCTCTCAAAGCGATGTTTTAAACGCCTTGCAAAAAAACAATGTCATGATACCCACGGGCGATGTAAATATTGGAAATATCAACTATAGTGTTAATGCCAATGGAATGCTGCCCAAGGTGGATGATTTTAACGACATGGTTATCAAAATAGGCTCAAACGGCGCACCTATATTTCTCAAAGATATCGGTTACGCCAAAGATTCCAGCGCTATTCAAACCAATGTTGTTCATATCAACGGCAAGCGGCAAGTTTACATTCCTATTTACAAGCGTACGGGTGCGAACACTATTGCATCCGTAAATGCGGTTAAAGACAAGCTCTCCGATCTTAAAGAGCGTCTGCCTGCATCCATAAATCTTGATGTCATCCTTGATCAGTCAAGTTATGTACGCAATTCGATTGACGGACTTATCAAAGAGGGCGCTATTGGGCTAATATTAGTCTCAGCGGCGCTGCTTCTTTTTTTAGGAAACATACGCTCTACCTTTATTGTTGCACTTAGTATTCCGCTCTCTGTTATGTTTGCGTTTATTGGGCTCTATTTTACGGGCGACACTATCAATTCTATCACGCTGGGCGGTATCGCTTTGGTTATCGGATTGCTGGTGGATGACAGTATTGTTGTGCTGGAAAATATCGACAAACATCTAAAATTGGGCAAAACATCGGCTCAAGCGGCGTATGACGGAGCCAAAGAGGTTGCTCTTCCTGTACTGGTGACAACCTTGACTATTATCATTGTTTTCTTCCCGATTCTCTTTTTGACTGGTATCTCCAAGTTCTTATTCGCTCCCTTGGCAATCACTGTTTCCTTGGCGATGATCGGTTCTCGATTTTTTTCAATGACGCTTGTTCCCATCATGGCGGCTGCTTTTTTTAAAGGTTTCGACGAAAAGAAGAAGCCAAAAGGTTTTCTGGGTGCTTTTGAAAAAGGGTTTGAAGCCCTCACTCATGGCTATGTCCAAACCATGGACGGTGTACTTAAAATGCGATGGCTGATTTTAGGCATGGTTTTAGCACTGTTTCTCCTTTCTTTATTTGGATTTCAAAAAATCGGACGAGAGTTATTTCCGCAAATGGATGTAGGTCAAATCTCTATGGATGTACGTATGGAAAGCGGAACAAGGCTTGAGAGTACGGAGAAGACTATAACAAGCATTGAGAATTTTATTAAAAAAGAGATAGGCGATGATGTAAATCTGATTGTCTCAAACATGGGAGTCCTCAATGACTGGCCCGCAGCATACACCTCTAACTCAGGAACGCAAGACAGTACTATATCAGTACAACTCAAAGAGCATCATGCGACCAAAACCGTGGAGTACGTGAAGCGTCTGCGTGTAAAACTTAAAGAGGAGTTCCCCGGAGTCGGATTTATTTTTAACACAGGCGGGATTATAACGAGTGCACTTAACTTTGGACTTCCATCGCCGATTGATATACAAATAATAGGCAATGATTTGCATAAGGCTCATGAGATTGCAGTAAGAGTGCGTGAAATTGTTCAAAACATACGAGGCACTGAGGATGTTCGTATCCATCAGCGTTATGACCATCCGGAAATTAAAGTCGACATTGACAGAACAAAAGCGGCAATGTTGGGAATAAATGCAGACGAGGTTGTTAAAAATACAGTTTCAGCTCTCAACTCCTCGGTCAATTTTAAGCCATCGTTTTGGATAGATGAAAAAAACGGTAATCACTATTATGTCGGAGTTACTTACCCTGAAATAGAGTTAGATGACCCAAAATCTGTTGAGAACATTACCATGATGGGAACAAACGGAAAAATAACACAGCTTAAAAATATTGCAACGACATCTCTTACATCGGCTCCTATTGAGATTAATCATCTCGATTTGCAACGCGTTACAGATGTGTATGCTAATGTTGAGGGAAGAGACATCGGCTCAGTTGCAACCGAAGTAGAGCAGGAGCTCCAAGAGTTGCGCAAAGAGATTCCTGATGGGTATAAAGTAGAGATAAAAGGGGAGATACAAAGCATGAAGGAGAGCTTTAGTAACCTGGGTTTAGGTTTGGTGCTTGCTGTTTTTCTTGTCTATCTGGTTATTGTTCCGCTGCTGCGCTCATTTACTCTACCGCTAATTATTATCGCAGTTATCCCTTTGGGACTTATCGGTGTTGTTGCAATGCTCTTGGCAACAGATACTTATCTTAATATACAATCTA is a window from the Sulfurimonas crateris genome containing:
- a CDS encoding efflux RND transporter permease subunit yields the protein MLDLAFKNKHLIVVLSLLIAVISVIVTARLPVDILPSYNTPAVQVLTLYPGMPAEVMEKDITSRLERWTGQSNGIVKQESKSMIGVSIVKDFFSENTDPNTALSQVTSLAMSDLYYLPPGTVPPMVMPYDPTASTPLALLAVSSESMSEKELYDVAYFQLRNLLGSVDGIIAPAVYGGKLRRIFMYVYPQKLQAYNLSQSDVLNALQKNNVMIPTGDVNIGNINYSVNANGMLPKVDDFNDMVIKIGSNGAPIFLKDIGYAKDSSAIQTNVVHINGKRQVYIPIYKRTGANTIASVNAVKDKLSDLKERLPASINLDVILDQSSYVRNSIDGLIKEGAIGLILVSAALLLFLGNIRSTFIVALSIPLSVMFAFIGLYFTGDTINSITLGGIALVIGLLVDDSIVVLENIDKHLKLGKTSAQAAYDGAKEVALPVLVTTLTIIIVFFPILFLTGISKFLFAPLAITVSLAMIGSRFFSMTLVPIMAAAFFKGFDEKKKPKGFLGAFEKGFEALTHGYVQTMDGVLKMRWLILGMVLALFLLSLFGFQKIGRELFPQMDVGQISMDVRMESGTRLESTEKTITSIENFIKKEIGDDVNLIVSNMGVLNDWPAAYTSNSGTQDSTISVQLKEHHATKTVEYVKRLRVKLKEEFPGVGFIFNTGGIITSALNFGLPSPIDIQIIGNDLHKAHEIAVRVREIVQNIRGTEDVRIHQRYDHPEIKVDIDRTKAAMLGINADEVVKNTVSALNSSVNFKPSFWIDEKNGNHYYVGVTYPEIELDDPKSVENITMMGTNGKITQLKNIATTSLTSAPIEINHLDLQRVTDVYANVEGRDIGSVATEVEQELQELRKEIPDGYKVEIKGEIQSMKESFSNLGLGLVLAVFLVYLVIVPLLRSFTLPLIIIAVIPLGLIGVVAMLLATDTYLNIQSMMGIIMMVGITVAYSNLLVDKMNNLYNEGKNLHEAIKEGVANRFRPIIMTATVAILAMVPMALGYETGGEANVPLARAIIGGVAAATVLSLFIVPILFFLFHKKSNSQGN